In Aegilops tauschii subsp. strangulata cultivar AL8/78 chromosome 3, Aet v6.0, whole genome shotgun sequence, one genomic interval encodes:
- the LOC109740139 gene encoding AAA-ATPase At3g50940 isoform X1 yields MAMTSPNSRALERYKSAVTTATSVLGAAMLLRRVLADVLPGTALGALLLLPPASARRHAVLIEEFDGALYNRVFLAAKAYVSTLLAAAPSVPLMKASLPRGADAEHVLLALRPGTAVVDVFDGAKVTWRLSRKHDGGAGRRRTTEDAREVFKLSFDAEHKDMVLGSYLPAVMARVEAMSQEQRQTKLYSNEWGKWRTVRLRNASTFATVAMDAALRQAVVDDLDRFLTRKEYYRQTGRAWKRGYLIHGPPGTGKSSLVAAISNHLHFDVYDLDVGSVRSNTELRKLLIRMKNRSILLVEDVDCAVATAPRREATGSSDGGSPASKNHKVTLSGLLNMVDGLWSSSGHERILIFTTNHRDRLDPALLRPGRMDMHVHMGYCGFVAFRELAANYHGIQDHPLFPEIEALLREVEVAPAEVAERLLMTDDADAAVEMAAKLLRGRKAGTGEDGGYIKQKLHVGPRRPRRPPAARRALLDEGIGGSSRRGQGRGAGTGRRGGGEVRGRGRR; encoded by the exons ATGGCCATGACATCCCCGAACAGCAGAGCGCTCGAACGGTACAAGAGCGCCGTAACGACGGCAACTTCCGTGCTGGGCGCGGCCATGCTGCTGCGCCGGGTGCTCGCCGACGTCCTCCCAGGCACGGCCCTCGGCGCGCTGCTCCTCCTGCCGCCAGCCTCCGCCCGGCGCCACGCCGTGCTCATCGAGGAGTTCGACGGCGCCCTGTACAACCGCGTCTTCTTGGCGGCCAAGGCGTACGTTTCCACGCTGCTCGCCGCGGCACCGTCCGTGCCGCTGATGAAGGCCAGCCTGCCTCGTGGGGCCGATGCGGAGCACGTCCTGCTCGCCCTGCGCCCCGGCACGGCGGTCGTCGACGTGTTCGACGGGGCAAAGGTCACGTGGCGCCTGAGCAGGAAGCACGACGGGGGCGCCGGCAGGCGGCGGACCACGGAGGACGCGCGCGAGGTGTTCAAGCTCAGCTTCGACGCGGAGCACAAGGACATGGTGCTCGGCTCCTACCTGCCGGCCGTCATGGCCCGCGTGGAGGCCATGTCCCAGGAGCAGAGGCAGACCAAGCTGTACAGCAACGAGTGGGGCAAGTGGCGGACCGTGAGGCTCCGCAACGCCTCGACGTTCGCGACGGTGGCCATGGACGCCGCGCTGCGGCAGGCCGTGGTGGACGACCTGGACAGGTTCTTGACCCGGAAGGAGTACTACCGGCAGACGGGGAGGGCGTGGAAGAGGGGCTACCTGATCCACGGCCCGCCCGGCACCGGCAAGTCCAGTCTGGTCGCCGCGATCTCCAACCACCTCCATTTCGACGTGTATGATCTCGACGTCGGCAGCGTCAGGTCCAACACCGAGCTCAGGAAACTGCTGATTCGGATGAAGAACAGGTCCATACTGTTGGTCGAAGATGTCGATTGCGCCGTGGCGACGGCACCACGGAGGGAAGCGACGGGAAGCTCCGACGGGGGCAGCCCTGCTTCCAAGAATCACAAG GTCActctgtccgggctgctcaacatgGTGGACGGCCTCTGGTCCAGCAGCGGCCATGAGCGGATCCTCATCTTCACCACCAACCACAGGGACCGGCTCGACCCGGCGCTGCTCCGGCCTGGCCGGATGGACATGCACGTCCACATGGGCTACTGTGGCTTCGTCGCCTTCAGGGAGCTCGCGGCCAACTACCACGGCATCCAGGACCACCCGCTCTTCCCGGAGATCGAGGCGCTGCTGCGGGAGGTGGAGGTGGCACCGGCGGAGGTCGCCGAGAGGCTGCTTATGACCGACGATGCCGATGCCGCTGTCGAGATGGCCGCGAAGCTGCTGAGAGGCAGGAAGGCGGGGACCGGGGAAGATGGCGGGTACATCAAGCAGAAACTGCACGTAGGGCCTAGGCGCCCGCGTCGGCCCCCGGCTGCAAGACGGGCGCTGCTTGACGAGGGAATTGGTGGGTCCTCACGACGAGGCCAGGGGCGTGGAGCAGGGACAGGGCGACGTGGCGGAGGTGAGGTGCGCGGACGAGGACGGCGATAG
- the LOC109740139 gene encoding AAA-ATPase At3g50940 isoform X2: MAMTSPNSRALERYKSAVTTATSVLGAAMLLRRVLADVLPGTALGALLLLPPASARRHAVLIEEFDGALYNRVFLAAKAYVSTLLAAAPSVPLMKASLPRGADAEHVLLALRPGTAVVDVFDGAKVTWRLSRKHDGGAGRRRTTEDAREVFKLSFDAEHKDMVLGSYLPAVMARVEAMSQEQRQTKLYSNEWGKWRTVRLRNASTFATVAMDAALRQAVVDDLDRFLTRKEYYRQTGRAWKRGYLIHGPPGTGKSSLVAAISNHLHFDVYDLDVGSVRSNTELRKLLIRMKNRSILLVEDVDCAVATAPRREATGSSDGGSPASKNHKQIIQHVILQPYSRFNPLCFLSKIYVDKEFDQNPSRSDMSLSLLS, from the exons ATGGCCATGACATCCCCGAACAGCAGAGCGCTCGAACGGTACAAGAGCGCCGTAACGACGGCAACTTCCGTGCTGGGCGCGGCCATGCTGCTGCGCCGGGTGCTCGCCGACGTCCTCCCAGGCACGGCCCTCGGCGCGCTGCTCCTCCTGCCGCCAGCCTCCGCCCGGCGCCACGCCGTGCTCATCGAGGAGTTCGACGGCGCCCTGTACAACCGCGTCTTCTTGGCGGCCAAGGCGTACGTTTCCACGCTGCTCGCCGCGGCACCGTCCGTGCCGCTGATGAAGGCCAGCCTGCCTCGTGGGGCCGATGCGGAGCACGTCCTGCTCGCCCTGCGCCCCGGCACGGCGGTCGTCGACGTGTTCGACGGGGCAAAGGTCACGTGGCGCCTGAGCAGGAAGCACGACGGGGGCGCCGGCAGGCGGCGGACCACGGAGGACGCGCGCGAGGTGTTCAAGCTCAGCTTCGACGCGGAGCACAAGGACATGGTGCTCGGCTCCTACCTGCCGGCCGTCATGGCCCGCGTGGAGGCCATGTCCCAGGAGCAGAGGCAGACCAAGCTGTACAGCAACGAGTGGGGCAAGTGGCGGACCGTGAGGCTCCGCAACGCCTCGACGTTCGCGACGGTGGCCATGGACGCCGCGCTGCGGCAGGCCGTGGTGGACGACCTGGACAGGTTCTTGACCCGGAAGGAGTACTACCGGCAGACGGGGAGGGCGTGGAAGAGGGGCTACCTGATCCACGGCCCGCCCGGCACCGGCAAGTCCAGTCTGGTCGCCGCGATCTCCAACCACCTCCATTTCGACGTGTATGATCTCGACGTCGGCAGCGTCAGGTCCAACACCGAGCTCAGGAAACTGCTGATTCGGATGAAGAACAGGTCCATACTGTTGGTCGAAGATGTCGATTGCGCCGTGGCGACGGCACCACGGAGGGAAGCGACGGGAAGCTCCGACGGGGGCAGCCCTGCTTCCAAGAATCACAAG CAAATAATACAACATGTCATACTGCAGCCGTATTCGAGATTTAATCCCCTATGCTTCCTTTCCAAAATCTACGTCGACAAGGAATTTGATCAAAATCCTAGCAG GTCAGACATGTCACTATCTCTCCTATCATGA